TTTGGTCAGCAGCGTCTGGTCCTGCTGCAGATAACGGGTGTTGGAGCAGGCATTTAACAACAGGCATACCATCAGCAACGCGGGCAGCAGCGGCAGAGATGTATATGACGGGTATGACTTTTTCTTCACTTGATTCCTGAATTAACGGGTATTGCCTGCTTGGCCGAATGCCGGATTTCTTGTAGGTTTGATCCTATGTTGTCAAAGGCGCAAATTAAATATATTCAATCATTACAGCACAAAAAATACCGTCAAAAATTTGGCCAGTTTATAGCGGAAGGAGACAAGATCGTGCAGGAACTGCTGGCAGACCGGCGAAGCGTACAAGCCGTCTATGCCACAAGAGAATGGTTACTTGATCATCGTGCGCTGGCTGAAAGCGCTGCTGGTATTGACATTCAGGAAATAGCGCCTCCCGTGCTCAAACAGCTATCCTCCCTGTCTACCCCACATCAGGCCCTTGCACTGGTCAATATTCCTCCCCCTTCCGAGCCGGTGCTGCAGGGGCATGTAACCCTGGTACTGGAAACGATCCAGGACCCCGGCAACCTGGGCACCATCATTCGTATAGCCGACTGGTTTGGTATCCGCCAGATCATCTGCTCACCGGATTGTGTGGATGCGTGGAATGCCAAGACCATCCAGTCTACCATGGGCAGCGCCATGCGTGTACCTGTTATCGTGAAAGACATTCCCGGCCTTCTGACCGCCAATGAGCATATCCCCGCCTATGCCGCCACCCTGCATGGAGAGAATATCGTCCAGACCCCGAAGATCACCGAAGGCCTGATCCTCATCGGCAACGAATCCCGGGGATTGAGCGAAGCTGTATTGAAACTTTGCCACCATCATATCACCATCCCCCGCATCGGCCAGGCAGAATCCCTTAACGCCGCTGTGGCAACCGGTATTATCTGCGGCAGGTTATTGCTATAAAATTCCCGCCCTACGTTCTTCCCGCCCATACGTCCCCTTCAACATGTTATTTGAACTGAATGGCCTTTACCGGCAGGATGTTTCTGGTCAACAGGGTAGGGATCAGGAGGATCAGCAGGCAGATACCGAGCGTAACGGCGTTGATCATCAGCACTTTCCACCATTGCATGGCAATAGGCGCCACGGTCATGTAATACGATTCCTCGGGCAGCTTGAAGAAACCGGTTTGCTGCTGGAGCAGCGCCAGGCCTATTCCCAGGATATTCCCGATAATGATGCCGGCCAGCACGATATAGCCGGCCTGGTAGATGAAAATGCCCTGTATGGCGCTGTTGCGCATGCCGAGGGCTTTCAGGATGCCTACCATGTTGGTACGCTCAAGGATAAGGATGAGAATGGCGGTGGTCATGTTGATGATGGCCACAATGGTCATAATGATCAGGATGATGGCCTCGTTCTTGTTCTGCAAACCCAGCCAGTCGAAGATATTGGGGTATATCTCCTGCATGCTGCGAACGGTCAGCTCATCCGGAAGCCGCTCACCGATGTGGTTACGGGCGCTGTCCATCAGGCGGTAATCGTCCAGGAAAACCTCATAGCCCCCGATCTCCTTTGGCTCCCAGTCATTCAGCCGCCTGACAAGATTGATATCCCCGATGATATAAGCCTTGTCATATTCCTCGATACCGGTCTTGTAAATGCCGCAAACGGTGAGTTTACGCACACGTGGCGGCAGGCCGTCCCCCCGGACAAAATACACGATAACCCCGTCATTCAACTTCAGCTGCAACAACGCGGCCGTGTTTTCTGAAATGATCATTTCGGATGCATACCCGCTGTCTGAAAAGCGGAGCGGGCGCCCTTCCGTCAGGAAACCCAACTGTGAATCCCGGTCTATTCCCTTGAAGATCATGCCCTCGGTTTCCTTTTCCGTTTTTACGATCACCGATTTGGTGGCGAATTTGTTGACGGAGGTGATATGGGGATATTGCAAAAAGCCCGCTTCCAGTGCGGAATCCGCCGTAAAAGGCGTCTGCTCCGTCAAAGGCCCCGCATTCACCTGGAACTGCGTGATATGCAAATGCCCCCAGAAGCTGAAGATCTTGTCCGAGATCACCTGCTGGAAACCGCTGATCAATGCCGTAGCCAGGATCATGACCGCCACACTGAATGCCGTGGCGATCATGGCAATGTTGATAATGAACTTGGAAAAGGAAGAAAAACGGTTAAATGCAATCCTCCCGGCAATAAACATCGATACGCGCATGCCGCTAATTTATGGAATTTAGAAATTCATTGTAAATTACACTTATGAGGAAAGTATTCACCGTGATAGCGTTATTATCTTTTTTCAACGCCCAGGCACAGGAAAACAGGATTTCGCAGGATCACGTCTACAGCCCCACGATCAAGACCGTCAAACTTAATCCCACCGGCGAACCCCTGGCACTCCCCATTGTCACGCTCAACAGCGGAGAGAAACTGGAACTGAACTTCGATGACATGCAATACGAAGTGCGGAACTATTTTTATACCATTCAGCTGTGTAATGCGGACTGGACACCGGTCATGATCAATACCATCCAGTACCTGAGAGGTTATTCCGAGAACCAGATCAGGGATTACCGCTTTTCCGCGGTGGCCTTGCAGAAATATGTGCATTATCACCTGGATTTCCCGAACCAGAACTGCACCCCTACCCTTCCCGGCAATTATGTGCTGAAGGTGTATCTGGACGGGGATACGTCGCAGCTCGCGTTCACCCGCCGCTTTATGGTCATCCAGCAGAAAGCCTCCCTTGGCGGTTATATTTCGCAGCCCACCAACCCGAAGCTCTTCCGCAATTCCCAAAAGATCAATCTTTCGGTGGATACGAAAGGCCTCAATATCCAGAACCCGTTCGATCAGGTGAAGATCGTGATCATGCAGAATTCCCGTTGGGACAATGCCATTACCGGCATCAAGCCCAGGTTCATAAAAGGGGATGTGCTGGAATATAATGCGGAGCAGGACTGCATTTTCCCGGGAATGAAGGAATGGCGGTGGCTGGACCTCCGCAGTCTGCGCCTGCAGACGGAAAGAGTGGAGAGATCGGAGTACGGCCGCACCACGACCGATGTGTATGTATTACCTGACTTTCCGCGGGACAATACGGTATATCAGTATATCAAGGATATTAACGGGCGGTTCATCCCTTCCACGCTGGATGATTACGATCCCAACTTTGAAGGGGACTATGCCAGGGTACATTTTGTCTTTCCCGCAAAGGAGCCTTATGCGGGATATGACCTGTATATCTTCGGGGAACTGACCAGCTACGAATGCAATACCAGCAACAAACTCACCTACAACGGGCCCCGCCAGGCATACGAAGGAACGCTGTTCCTCAAACAGGGCTTTTACAACTATATCTACGCCCTGATAGACCGTACCAATGATCAGTTCAGCACGGAATACACGGAAGGGAATTCCTGGGAAACCGAGAACGACTATACCGTACTGGTGTATTACAAGGCATTGGGCGGGCGGCACGATGAGCTGATCGGAAGGATGCAGCTTAATTCCCTGACGAGCCGCCGCTGATCAGGGTGTCATCAGCGCATCCGTCTGGTTAACGGTTTGCCCCAGTTTTACAATATTGGCAGCGCCCCGTTTAATGATAATGCGTGTGCCGCGGTCGTAGGTAAAGTAACGGTAGAACCAGTTGATGAATACGACCAGCTTGTTACGGAAGCCCATCAGGTTCAGCAGATGGACGATCATCCAGGCCACCCAGGCAATATAACCGCTTAAACGGATACTGCTGAATTCCGCGACCGCCCTGTTCCTCCCTATCGTAGCCATACTGCCCAGATCTGTGTACCGGAACGGCTGCAGTGGTTTCCCTTTCAGCTCATTCGCAATATTCTTCCCCAATTGCTTGCCCTGTTGCATGGCTACCTGCGCCACCATCGGGTAACCTTTGGGGAAACGGCTGTCATTCACCTGCTGCGCAATATCCCCGATCAAGAAGATATTGGAAGCGCCCTGCATGCGGTTCACCTCGTCTACTACTACACGGCCATTGGGAAGGATCAGGTCTTCCGGCAGCCCCTTGAGCGGAAACCCTTTCACACCGGCGGCCCAGAGCAGGGATTGCGTGGCGATGGTTTCCCCGTTGCTGAGCGTGAGCGTACGCCCGTCATAATCCTTCACGGCCGTATTGGTCAGCACTTTTACTTCCAGGAATTTGAGCCCCTCCAGCGTTTTTTGGCTGGATTGTTCGCTCATGGAAGCCAGCACTTTGGGGCCGGCCTCTACCAGGTAGATGTTCATGAGGTGCAGCGGCAGTTCAGGATAGTCTTTCGGCAGGATGTATTTCCGCAGTTCCGCGAAAGCGCCGGCCAGTTCCACGCCCGTGGGGCCGCCGCCCACCATTACAAAATTGAGCTTCGCGCGGATAGCCATTTCATCGTTCATCAGCAAAGATTCCTCAAACTGCTTCAGCACATAATTGCGTATCTGCACAGCTTCGATAAGCGATTTCATACCAATGGCATGCTCCTCGATGACCTTGTTGCCAAAGAAATTGGTATTGCTGCCGGTAGCCACCACCAGGTAGTTATAGCGGATATCGCCGATGTTCGTATGCAGGATATTGTCCGCCGCGTTCACCCCTTTCACGTCCGCCATGCGGAAATAGAAGTTCTTTTGCCGTTTGAAAATGCCTCTGAGCGGGAACGCGATGCTGTCCGGTTCCAGCCCCGCGGTAGCCACCTGGTAAAGCAGGGGCTGAAAAAGATGGTAATTGTTCCTGTCCAGCAGTACTACCTGTACCCGGGCGTGCCTTAAAGCTTTCGCCAGGTTGATGCCTGCAAATCCTCCTCCAACGATCACTACCCTGGGCCGGTCTGTTTCCGGAATGTTCGGTTGTATCATGATTGCAAATTTAAATGCTACGGCATTGAGGCCTCAAATGCCATACCATTGTTAATTATTATCAAAAGTACAAAACTTTCAGGAAAAAATGAAAGATAAGGATAAAATAAAGGCGGCAGTACAAAGTGTAGCACAGCCGCCCTTATCAGATCAGTACTTTTCCGGGTCATCTCCCGCCCGTCAGTGGAAAAAGTGGGCTTTCAACATGCGCCTGCTGCATGTACTGTTCCATTTTTTTAACAATATCCGGATGCCGGGCTGCAATATCCTGCTGCTCACCGGGATCCTCCTGCAAATCATAAAGTTCCAGCGGTTTGTCCGGATCGTTCTTCAGTTGAAGCCGTACAGCTTTCCATTTGCCTGCACGTACAGCCTGACGGCCGCCGCTTTCATGGAACTCCCAGTATAAATACCGATGCTCTTTCTGTCTGCCTTTGCCCAATAGCGTTGGCAGAATGGAAATACCGTCTGTAATGCCTGCCGGCGGTGCACCTGCAATCTCAAGGAAGGTTGGCATCAGGTCCCAAAAAGCGGCCGGGTGCGCCGTTTCCGAGCCTGCCTTTACCTTTCCAGGCCATTTTACAACAAAAGGCACCCGGATGCCGCCTTCATAAAGGTCCCGCTTTACACCACGGAAACCTCCGCTGCTGTTAAAGAATCCGGGATCAGCTCCGCCTTCCTCATGCGGGCCGTTATCACTGCTGAACATGACAATAGTGTTGTCTGACAACCCCAATTCCTCCAGTTTGTCCAGCACCTGCCCCACATAAACATCGAGCCGGCTTACCATAGCGGCAAACGTAGCGCGAGGTTTTGTGACGGAGGCATATCCGGCCACCAATGCTTCAGGGCCATAATCATTCCCCCGATGCGGCGTTTCGCTGAAGCGGTGCTCATACATGCGATACCAGGCATCCTCCGGCCCCTGCAGCTCCGCATGCGGCAGCACAGAAGGTATGAAAAGAAAGAAGGGCCGGTCTTTATTCGTCTCGATAAAAGCCAGCGTTCTTTCCTGTATAAGCGCGGGCGCATAAACCTTTTTTTCATTCAGGTCATTGCCTTCCAATACAACTTTATCGTTGTTGTCCCAAAGATGTGTAGGGTAATAGCGATGGGACTGCCGTTGGCAATTATAGCCAAAGAAGGTATCGAACCCTTTTTTGTCCGGCGCTCCGCTGGTGCCAACCATGCCCAGTCCCCACTTGCCAAAGGCGCCGGTAGCATAACCGGCCCGCTGCAGCATCAGCGCATAACTCTGTACCGAATCAGCCAGCGGTTCCTGTCCTTCAGGCTGTATTTCTTTGTTCCCCCGGATATACGTATGCCCCGTGTGCAATCCGGTCAGCAATGAAGACCGGGAAGGCGCACAAACTGTAGCGCCGGAATAAAAGGAAGTAAAGCGCATTCCCTGTGCCGCAAGACGGTCCAGATTCGGAGTTTTGATCTTTTGTTGCCCGTATGCACCGATATCTCCGTATCCGAGGTCATCTGCAAGAATGAATACGATATTCGGTTTTTGTTGTGCATTTGCGATCGTGCTGCAATTGATGCACAAAAAGAGCATAAGTAATTGTTTCATATATTAGTTTTTTACCATCCTGTATTCTGCTTTATCATGCCACCACTGGCGGTTACTTCCTGATACGGTATCGGATAAAGATATTGTTTGGCTGCAAAGGAAACATAGTCCACCTGCTGATAGCCGTATGTAAAGGTTCCATCGGCATTCCTGGTGATCCTGACACCTGAAACCTGTTTGTTCAGCATTTGCTCCGCTACTTTCCAGCGCCGGAGGTCCCAATACCGGTGTTCTTCAAAAGCCAGTTCCAGCCTTCTTTCCAATCGAATGGCCTCCCTCATTTCCATTTTGTTCATGTTCGCTTTCAGCCCGTAGAGGCCATCTGCTCCTTCCTCCAGGCCTGCTCTCCTGCGAATACTCATCAGCTGTGTATATGCTGCATCACGATCGTCCGTTTCGTTGGCGGCCTCTGCATAATTAAGCAATATTTCTGCGTAACGAAAGATCGGGAAGTTATGGTCCTGGTTGGAATAATCGCTGGCGGTGCCGAAATTCCCCAGGAACTTGCGCAGGTAATATCCCGTCCGCGTACGGCGGGATACACGCACTTCAGCGGCCGGATTATCCAGTCCGCCTTCAAATGTTTCCACAGCACGGCCCAGCCACATCATTCCATTATAAAAAACGGTGGCAGACAGGCGCGGATCACGATTCGCATAGGGATTGGCCGGGTCATAGCCGGCACCCGCATCCGTAATAGCGCTGCCGTTCAGCATGGGAAATGCATCCACCAGTTGTTGTGTAGGGCTAACATATCCCTGGCTCACGTTGGGTTCCACATACCCGATCGGAGCGTTCTGCCGTTCAAGGTTGGAATGCTGTACAGCCTGATAAGCAAGTATCACTTCCGGGCTTTTCCTGTTCGTAAATATTCCGTTGAAATTGGCCGCCAGAGAATATTTGCCAAGGCTGATCACATCCCGCGCAGCCGTAGCGGCGGCCAGCCACCTGGCGCGGTCATCAGCGGGATTATTGAGCGGGCTTGCTGCAAGCAGCAATACCCTGCTTTTCAGTGCCAGCGCTGCGGCCTGCGTGATCCGTCCAAGATTGGTATTATCTATCGGGTCACTACGCAGCGACGGAAAGATGGCATCACATTCCTGAACGATATAAGCCACTACCTCATCAAACGTGTTCCTTGTAAGCCGGATAGGCTCCTCCAGCGAAAAGTACCTGCTCCCGAGAAGCGGTACTCCCCCGTAACGGCGGACCAGTTCAAAATAGCTCATCGCCCTGATAAAACGCACTTCAGCTTTCCAGTATGCTTTGGTAGTTTCATCACGAGGCACTACATCTACCTTGGCAAGAAAAAGATTGGCCCTGCGGATGGCCTCATAGGAAAAGGCCCATTTGTCATCCGGATTGTTGACCGCCGTGAGCCTTGATTTGCCCAATACTTCAATATCATTGCCATAGCCTGAAGCAACGGCATCATCGGTTGCCGCATCCAGTACTACATTATCGATCCGGTTATACCCATTGGGCAGGAAGGCGTAGATGCCGTTAACGACCCATTCCGCATAAGTACCGTTCTTGTCCAGCGAATCATACACAATGTTGTCGGTGATCCGCTCAACAGGATAGGTTTCGTACTTCCGGCAGGAGAATGCGAAAACAACAGCCGCGATCGCCAATATATATATTCTGATATTCATGAGCTTGCAATTAGAATTTGATCGATATTCCTCCGTTTAAAATGCGCTGAAGCGGATAACCCATACTTCTGCTCTCGGGATCAAACCGGTCCTGTCCGCTGAATGTAAGGAGGTTGTAGCCGCTGGCAAATACCCGGCAGCCTTTGATCTTCCAGCGGTCCAGCATACCGCCGCGAAAAGTATATCCCAGGGCCACCGTTTTCAGCCGGAGGAAATCCGCAGATGATAACCAAAAAGAAGAATTTACGTGGTTATTGGGATTGAACCCTGCCGTTAAACGCGGATAAGTAGCGTTGGAAGCTGTTTCCGCTGTCCAGCGGCCATAATGATGCGGAAAAGCTGGTCCTCTTCCTTCGTTCTGGAACTCCCATTCGCCTGTACCTGTAAGGCTGATCGTTCTGTTAGCCAGGCCTGCCAGCTGGAG
This genomic stretch from Chitinophaga sp. XS-30 harbors:
- a CDS encoding RagB/SusD family nutrient uptake outer membrane protein — encoded protein: MNIRIYILAIAAVVFAFSCRKYETYPVERITDNIVYDSLDKNGTYAEWVVNGIYAFLPNGYNRIDNVVLDAATDDAVASGYGNDIEVLGKSRLTAVNNPDDKWAFSYEAIRRANLFLAKVDVVPRDETTKAYWKAEVRFIRAMSYFELVRRYGGVPLLGSRYFSLEEPIRLTRNTFDEVVAYIVQECDAIFPSLRSDPIDNTNLGRITQAAALALKSRVLLLAASPLNNPADDRARWLAAATAARDVISLGKYSLAANFNGIFTNRKSPEVILAYQAVQHSNLERQNAPIGYVEPNVSQGYVSPTQQLVDAFPMLNGSAITDAGAGYDPANPYANRDPRLSATVFYNGMMWLGRAVETFEGGLDNPAAEVRVSRRTRTGYYLRKFLGNFGTASDYSNQDHNFPIFRYAEILLNYAEAANETDDRDAAYTQLMSIRRRAGLEEGADGLYGLKANMNKMEMREAIRLERRLELAFEEHRYWDLRRWKVAEQMLNKQVSGVRITRNADGTFTYGYQQVDYVSFAAKQYLYPIPYQEVTASGGMIKQNTGW
- a CDS encoding arylsulfatase yields the protein MKQLLMLFLCINCSTIANAQQKPNIVFILADDLGYGDIGAYGQQKIKTPNLDRLAAQGMRFTSFYSGATVCAPSRSSLLTGLHTGHTYIRGNKEIQPEGQEPLADSVQSYALMLQRAGYATGAFGKWGLGMVGTSGAPDKKGFDTFFGYNCQRQSHRYYPTHLWDNNDKVVLEGNDLNEKKVYAPALIQERTLAFIETNKDRPFFLFIPSVLPHAELQGPEDAWYRMYEHRFSETPHRGNDYGPEALVAGYASVTKPRATFAAMVSRLDVYVGQVLDKLEELGLSDNTIVMFSSDNGPHEEGGADPGFFNSSGGFRGVKRDLYEGGIRVPFVVKWPGKVKAGSETAHPAAFWDLMPTFLEIAGAPPAGITDGISILPTLLGKGRQKEHRYLYWEFHESGGRQAVRAGKWKAVRLQLKNDPDKPLELYDLQEDPGEQQDIAARHPDIVKKMEQYMQQAHVESPLFPLTGGR
- a CDS encoding RNA methyltransferase, whose translation is MLSKAQIKYIQSLQHKKYRQKFGQFIAEGDKIVQELLADRRSVQAVYATREWLLDHRALAESAAGIDIQEIAPPVLKQLSSLSTPHQALALVNIPPPSEPVLQGHVTLVLETIQDPGNLGTIIRIADWFGIRQIICSPDCVDAWNAKTIQSTMGSAMRVPVIVKDIPGLLTANEHIPAYAATLHGENIVQTPKITEGLILIGNESRGLSEAVLKLCHHHITIPRIGQAESLNAAVATGIICGRLLL
- a CDS encoding DUF5103 domain-containing protein, producing the protein MRKVFTVIALLSFFNAQAQENRISQDHVYSPTIKTVKLNPTGEPLALPIVTLNSGEKLELNFDDMQYEVRNYFYTIQLCNADWTPVMINTIQYLRGYSENQIRDYRFSAVALQKYVHYHLDFPNQNCTPTLPGNYVLKVYLDGDTSQLAFTRRFMVIQQKASLGGYISQPTNPKLFRNSQKINLSVDTKGLNIQNPFDQVKIVIMQNSRWDNAITGIKPRFIKGDVLEYNAEQDCIFPGMKEWRWLDLRSLRLQTERVERSEYGRTTTDVYVLPDFPRDNTVYQYIKDINGRFIPSTLDDYDPNFEGDYARVHFVFPAKEPYAGYDLYIFGELTSYECNTSNKLTYNGPRQAYEGTLFLKQGFYNYIYALIDRTNDQFSTEYTEGNSWETENDYTVLVYYKALGGRHDELIGRMQLNSLTSRR
- a CDS encoding NAD(P)/FAD-dependent oxidoreductase, yielding MIQPNIPETDRPRVVIVGGGFAGINLAKALRHARVQVVLLDRNNYHLFQPLLYQVATAGLEPDSIAFPLRGIFKRQKNFYFRMADVKGVNAADNILHTNIGDIRYNYLVVATGSNTNFFGNKVIEEHAIGMKSLIEAVQIRNYVLKQFEESLLMNDEMAIRAKLNFVMVGGGPTGVELAGAFAELRKYILPKDYPELPLHLMNIYLVEAGPKVLASMSEQSSQKTLEGLKFLEVKVLTNTAVKDYDGRTLTLSNGETIATQSLLWAAGVKGFPLKGLPEDLILPNGRVVVDEVNRMQGASNIFLIGDIAQQVNDSRFPKGYPMVAQVAMQQGKQLGKNIANELKGKPLQPFRYTDLGSMATIGRNRAVAEFSSIRLSGYIAWVAWMIVHLLNLMGFRNKLVVFINWFYRYFTYDRGTRIIIKRGAANIVKLGQTVNQTDALMTP
- a CDS encoding ABC transporter permease — its product is MRVSMFIAGRIAFNRFSSFSKFIINIAMIATAFSVAVMILATALISGFQQVISDKIFSFWGHLHITQFQVNAGPLTEQTPFTADSALEAGFLQYPHITSVNKFATKSVIVKTEKETEGMIFKGIDRDSQLGFLTEGRPLRFSDSGYASEMIISENTAALLQLKLNDGVIVYFVRGDGLPPRVRKLTVCGIYKTGIEEYDKAYIIGDINLVRRLNDWEPKEIGGYEVFLDDYRLMDSARNHIGERLPDELTVRSMQEIYPNIFDWLGLQNKNEAIILIIMTIVAIINMTTAILILILERTNMVGILKALGMRNSAIQGIFIYQAGYIVLAGIIIGNILGIGLALLQQQTGFFKLPEESYYMTVAPIAMQWWKVLMINAVTLGICLLILLIPTLLTRNILPVKAIQFK